A region from the Halobellus litoreus genome encodes:
- a CDS encoding 30S ribosomal protein S7, which yields MSESEAPEPDAPADSEEAETNAQLFGVWDVTEIEYSDPSTERYINVTPIAHTMGRHASKQFQKSELSIVERLVNRLMQTEENTGHKQKTMKIVKQAFESVHERTEENPVQVLVRAVENAAPREETVRLKYGGISVPQAVDVAPQRRVDQALKFIAEGTQRGSYKSPQSADEALAQVLIGAADYDVQSYAIGQKEESERVAEAAR from the coding sequence ATGTCCGAAAGCGAAGCCCCCGAGCCGGATGCCCCGGCCGACAGCGAGGAAGCGGAGACGAACGCGCAACTGTTCGGCGTCTGGGACGTCACCGAGATCGAGTACTCGGACCCCTCGACGGAGCGCTACATCAACGTCACGCCCATCGCGCACACGATGGGGCGACACGCCTCGAAACAGTTCCAGAAGTCCGAACTCAGCATCGTCGAGCGCCTCGTCAACCGCCTGATGCAGACCGAGGAGAACACGGGCCACAAGCAGAAGACGATGAAGATCGTCAAGCAGGCCTTCGAGAGCGTCCACGAGCGCACCGAGGAGAACCCGGTGCAGGTGCTCGTCCGCGCGGTCGAGAACGCCGCGCCCCGAGAGGAGACCGTCCGCCTGAAGTACGGCGGCATCTCGGTCCCGCAGGCCGTCGACGTCGCGCCCCAGCGCCGCGTCGACCAGGCGCTGAAGTTCATCGCCGAGGGTACCCAGCGCGGCTCCTACAAGTCGCCGCAGAGCGCCGACGAGGCGCTCGCGCAGGTCCTCATCGGCGCGGCCGACTACGACGTTCAGTCGTACGCCATCGGTCAGAAAGAGGAGTCCGAGCGCGTCGCCGAAGCGGCACGGTAG
- a CDS encoding 30S ribosomal protein S12 yields the protein MANGKYAARKLKQDRQKRRWSDSEYARRERGLGAKSDPLEGAPQGRGIVLEKVGIEAKQPNSAIRKCVRVQLIKNGKQVTAFCPGDGAISFIDEHDEVTIAGIGGAKGRAMGDLSGVNYKVEKVNGVSMIELVRGNAEKPVR from the coding sequence ATGGCGAACGGCAAATACGCCGCGCGAAAACTCAAGCAGGACCGGCAGAAGCGACGCTGGTCCGACTCGGAGTACGCGCGACGCGAACGCGGTCTCGGCGCGAAGTCCGACCCCCTCGAGGGGGCCCCGCAGGGACGCGGGATCGTCCTCGAGAAGGTCGGTATCGAAGCGAAACAGCCCAACTCGGCCATCCGAAAGTGCGTCCGAGTGCAGCTCATCAAGAACGGGAAGCAGGTCACCGCCTTCTGTCCCGGTGACGGCGCGATCTCCTTCATCGACGAGCACGACGAGGTCACGATCGCCGGTATCGGCGGCGCGAAGGGTCGTGCGATGGGCGACCTCTCCGGCGTGAACTACAAGGTCGAGAAGGTCAACGGCGTCTCGATGATCGAACTGGTCCGCGGCAACGCAGAGAAACCGGTGCGCTAA
- a CDS encoding mechanosensitive ion channel family protein: MAGTTQIVPPGLFDGVVTESYADLARGVLGFVVAAAVAYSLGRLVVVPLVVRVVSARNRNNPTIATATRTYAHALVVAIAGLVGIAGAGLWSILTNLSIVVAALTLVVGAASQDVVGSLTSGLFLVSDPDFNVGDWIAWPGGEGVVEEIDFRVTRVRTPNNETITVPNTELTANALTRPYGRDQFRITETVDVAYGDDVELALRELAEVAGTDDRVLEDPTPTATLVSFEGSSVRVQAIFWVEDPMDMDLVTLRSDFRRRVKRRFDEVGLTLGPPSGHELSGELDVAVDDSVTESDGVNTEGTDADPTA, encoded by the coding sequence CTGGCGGGGACGACCCAGATCGTTCCGCCCGGACTGTTCGACGGGGTCGTCACCGAGTCGTACGCCGACCTGGCTCGCGGCGTCCTCGGATTCGTCGTCGCCGCGGCGGTGGCGTACTCGCTCGGCCGCCTCGTCGTCGTCCCGCTCGTCGTCCGAGTCGTCTCCGCGCGGAACCGGAACAATCCCACGATCGCGACGGCGACGCGGACGTACGCACACGCCCTCGTCGTCGCGATCGCAGGGCTCGTCGGGATCGCCGGCGCGGGCCTGTGGTCCATCCTGACGAACCTCTCGATCGTCGTCGCCGCGCTGACACTCGTCGTCGGCGCGGCGAGTCAGGACGTCGTCGGCTCGCTCACCAGCGGGCTGTTCCTGGTCTCCGATCCCGACTTCAACGTCGGCGACTGGATCGCCTGGCCCGGCGGCGAGGGCGTCGTCGAGGAGATCGACTTCCGCGTCACCCGCGTTCGGACGCCGAACAACGAGACGATCACCGTCCCGAACACGGAGTTGACGGCGAACGCGCTCACCCGACCGTACGGCCGGGATCAGTTCCGCATCACGGAGACGGTCGACGTCGCGTACGGCGACGACGTGGAGTTGGCGCTCCGCGAGCTCGCCGAGGTGGCCGGGACCGACGACCGCGTTCTCGAGGACCCGACCCCGACCGCGACGCTCGTCTCGTTCGAGGGCAGTTCGGTTCGGGTCCAGGCGATTTTCTGGGTCGAGGACCCGATGGATATGGACCTCGTGACGCTTCGCTCGGACTTCCGTCGCCGCGTGAAGCGCCGCTTCGACGAGGTGGGGCTGACGCTCGGGCCGCCCTCGGGACACGAACTCAGCGGCGAACTCGACGTCGCCGTCGACGACTCGGTCACCGAGTCCGACGGCGTGAACACGGAGGGAACGGACGCCGATCCGACGGCGTGA
- a CDS encoding NusA-like transcription termination signal-binding factor: MRITLSDDARQYIARFEDETGATARDCLVYDERIVILVAAGEMGTAIGPGGDHVRAVEESIGRDVELVEDADTPVAFVESALAPAAVRHVTLSEQGGERIAYAEVPDADRGVAIGAEGQNIETARTLAERHHEIDDIQLT, from the coding sequence ATGCGGATCACGCTGTCGGACGACGCGCGCCAGTACATCGCCCGCTTCGAGGACGAGACGGGCGCGACGGCCCGCGACTGCTTAGTTTACGACGAGCGGATCGTCATCCTCGTCGCGGCCGGCGAGATGGGCACGGCGATCGGTCCCGGCGGCGACCACGTCCGCGCGGTCGAAGAGTCGATCGGCCGCGACGTGGAACTCGTCGAGGACGCCGACACGCCGGTCGCGTTCGTCGAGAGCGCGCTCGCGCCCGCGGCCGTCCGACACGTGACGCTCTCCGAACAGGGCGGCGAGCGGATCGCCTACGCCGAGGTGCCAGACGCCGACCGCGGCGTCGCCATCGGCGCGGAGGGACAGAACATCGAGACGGCGCGGACGCTCGCCGAGCGGCACCACGAGATCGACGACATCCAGTTGACGTAG
- the rpoA2 gene encoding DNA-directed RNA polymerase subunit A'' yields MTEEYEYVTDDIEAIVRDHNLPESLRHRIYETIEDRGGVELEQAEEIAQAISSRYEDSRVEAHDPVGTVSAQSIGEPGTQMTMNTFHYAGVAEIDVTQGLPRLIELVDARKTPDTPMMTVHLEDEYAENRERAHEVVWQMEATKILALGDISTNVADMVVQVDLNEETLEERWPTVDSVDTVAQEIAETIEDSLGVSTRRSETLIEFGPDEPSYRRLLQLVEELREIVFKGLEDISRVVIRKEDNERTEGEEFVLYTEGSAFGDVLTIEGVDATRTTSNNIHEVYRNLGVEAARETIINETMETLREQGLDDVNIRHLMLVADIMTNRGEIESIGRHGISGSKDSVLARAAFEVTVNHLLDAAVHGEEDDLDGVIENVIVGKPVSIGTGDVDLRMGSIEADGGVELDPADD; encoded by the coding sequence ATGACTGAGGAGTACGAGTACGTCACCGACGACATCGAGGCCATCGTGCGGGACCACAACCTGCCCGAGAGCCTCCGGCACCGAATCTACGAGACGATCGAGGACCGCGGCGGGGTCGAACTCGAACAGGCCGAGGAGATCGCACAGGCGATCTCCTCGCGCTACGAGGACTCCCGCGTCGAGGCCCACGATCCCGTCGGGACCGTCTCCGCGCAGTCGATCGGCGAGCCCGGAACGCAGATGACGATGAACACGTTCCACTACGCGGGCGTCGCCGAGATCGACGTCACGCAGGGGCTGCCGCGACTCATCGAACTGGTCGACGCGCGGAAGACGCCCGACACGCCGATGATGACGGTCCACCTCGAAGACGAGTACGCCGAGAACCGCGAGCGCGCCCACGAGGTCGTCTGGCAGATGGAGGCGACGAAGATCCTCGCGCTCGGGGACATTTCGACGAACGTCGCGGATATGGTCGTGCAGGTCGACCTCAACGAGGAGACGCTCGAGGAGCGCTGGCCGACCGTCGACAGCGTCGACACCGTCGCCCAAGAGATCGCCGAGACGATCGAGGACTCCCTCGGCGTCAGCACGCGTCGCTCGGAGACGCTCATCGAGTTCGGCCCCGACGAGCCGAGCTACCGTCGACTGCTCCAACTCGTTGAGGAACTGCGCGAGATCGTCTTCAAGGGACTCGAGGACATCTCGCGCGTCGTCATCCGCAAGGAGGACAACGAGCGGACCGAGGGCGAGGAGTTCGTCCTCTACACCGAGGGCTCGGCCTTCGGCGACGTCCTCACGATCGAGGGCGTCGACGCGACGCGGACGACGAGTAACAACATCCACGAGGTCTACCGCAACCTCGGCGTCGAGGCCGCCCGCGAGACCATCATCAACGAGACGATGGAGACGCTGCGCGAGCAGGGTCTCGACGACGTGAACATCCGGCACCTGATGCTCGTCGCCGACATCATGACGAACCGCGGCGAGATCGAATCGATCGGTCGCCACGGCATCTCGGGCTCGAAGGACTCCGTCCTCGCCCGCGCCGCGTTCGAGGTGACGGTCAACCACCTGCTCGACGCGGCGGTCCACGGCGAGGAGGACGACCTCGACGGCGTCATCGAGAACGTCATCGTCGGCAAACCCGTCTCGATCGGGACGGGCGACGTCGACCTCCGGATGGGATCGATCGAGGCCGACGGCGGCGTCGAACTCGATCCCGCGGACGACTGA